One segment of Ascidiaceihabitans donghaensis DNA contains the following:
- a CDS encoding SRPBCC family protein, translating into MIFSTREDIDAPIETVFDMLCEFDIYERAAMRRGAEVRRMDKLTAQGVGMKWHAEFSMRGKHREVDVEVTRFDRPNEIALMSTSSGLEGKGFVQLLALSKTRTRMSVEFEVKPTSLPARLLLQSLKLAKGTLTKRFKLRAAQYAKTLEDRARNVA; encoded by the coding sequence ATGATTTTTTCGACCCGCGAAGATATTGACGCACCGATTGAAACCGTTTTCGACATGCTATGCGAATTTGACATCTATGAACGCGCCGCCATGCGTCGCGGTGCTGAAGTACGGCGCATGGATAAGCTGACGGCTCAGGGTGTTGGAATGAAATGGCACGCCGAGTTTTCGATGCGTGGCAAACATCGTGAGGTTGATGTGGAAGTCACACGTTTTGACAGGCCGAATGAAATCGCGCTGATGTCCACGTCGTCCGGATTGGAAGGCAAAGGTTTTGTGCAGTTGTTGGCGTTGTCCAAAACACGCACCCGCATGAGCGTTGAATTCGAAGTCAAACCGACATCTTTGCCCGCGCGTCTTTTGCTGCAATCCCTGAAGCTGGCCAAAGGGACCTTGACCAAACGCTTCAAATTGCGTGCGGCCCAGTACGCGAAAACTCTGGAAGATCGGGCAAGAAACGTCGCTTGA
- a CDS encoding prephenate dehydratase: MSQRIAFQGELGAYSHEAVLKARPNATPVPCRGFEDAFQAVHDGAADLAMLPVENTTYGRVADIHRLLPESGLHIIDEAFVRVRISLMANAGQSLEDINHVRAHMVLIPQARAFLDAHNITFESAVDSAGAAADIAASGEMGVGALASHVAADIHGLQVLARDIEDQGHNTTRFLLMSPQADETRRSEDMVTTFVFQVRNIPAALYKAMGGFATNGVNMTKLESYMVGGAFTATQFYADISGHPDDPAVARALEELEYFTNTLEILGVYPSAQVRT; this comes from the coding sequence ATGAGCCAACGCATCGCTTTTCAAGGAGAGTTGGGCGCCTACAGCCACGAAGCCGTGCTAAAAGCGCGGCCCAACGCCACACCAGTGCCCTGCCGCGGATTCGAGGATGCCTTTCAAGCCGTCCACGACGGGGCCGCTGATTTGGCCATGCTGCCTGTGGAAAACACCACCTACGGCCGCGTTGCAGACATCCACCGCTTGTTGCCGGAAAGCGGGCTGCACATTATCGACGAGGCCTTTGTACGCGTGCGCATATCGTTGATGGCGAATGCGGGACAATCGCTTGAAGACATCAACCATGTCCGTGCGCACATGGTTCTCATTCCACAAGCCCGCGCTTTTCTTGATGCACACAACATCACCTTTGAAAGCGCCGTAGACAGCGCCGGAGCTGCAGCAGATATTGCTGCAAGCGGTGAAATGGGTGTTGGGGCGCTGGCATCACATGTGGCGGCAGACATTCATGGCTTGCAAGTGTTGGCGCGTGACATTGAAGATCAGGGGCACAACACAACGCGCTTTTTGCTGATGTCCCCCCAAGCCGATGAGACACGGCGCAGTGAAGACATGGTCACCACATTTGTCTTCCAAGTTCGCAACATTCCCGCAGCGCTGTACAAGGCGATGGGTGGCTTCGCGACCAATGGCGTGAACATGACCAAGCTGGAAAGCTACATGGTGGGCGGTGCATTCACAGCCACGCAATTCTATGCCGATATTTCAGGGCATCCGGACGATCCAGCGGTCGCGCGCGCCCTTGAAGAACTGGAATACTTCACCAACACGCTTGAAATTCTGGGCGTTTACCCGTCTGCACAAGTGCGGACCTAA
- the nudC gene encoding NAD(+) diphosphatase, giving the protein MKHAETVTFGGSGLDRAGEIRGNSSAVAFLRKASDSRAIVFWRGKPLIQTTRPAALVRLPMDHPILEHATEDPIFLGREDGEGRFAFDVSAWEPRDLDPHLLGGFLDPSEQHHPDLADDQVFAELRRTMTWLSPRDAELAASGRAIQMWHASHGFCAKCGAKSDISHAGWQRNCPSCNAHHFPRTDPVVIMLITHGNSVLMGRSPGWPQGMYSLLAGFVEPGETLEAAVRREVFEESGVTVGHVDYLASQPWPFPASLMFGCRGEATSRDITIDPVEIEDAMWVTREEMMQAFAGEHPKILPARKGAIAHFLLENWLADTLD; this is encoded by the coding sequence ATGAAACACGCGGAAACAGTGACATTCGGAGGGTCGGGCCTTGATCGCGCGGGTGAAATTCGCGGAAATTCCAGTGCTGTAGCATTTTTACGCAAGGCAAGCGACAGCCGGGCTATTGTGTTTTGGCGTGGCAAGCCCCTGATCCAGACGACGCGACCTGCTGCATTGGTGCGCTTGCCAATGGACCATCCGATTTTGGAACATGCGACGGAAGATCCGATTTTCTTGGGGCGTGAAGACGGGGAAGGCCGCTTTGCCTTTGACGTGTCGGCATGGGAACCCCGCGACCTTGACCCACATCTTTTGGGCGGCTTTTTAGATCCCAGTGAACAACACCATCCCGACCTTGCCGATGATCAGGTGTTTGCCGAATTGCGCCGCACCATGACATGGTTGTCGCCGCGTGATGCTGAACTGGCAGCCAGTGGACGCGCCATTCAGATGTGGCATGCGAGCCATGGCTTTTGCGCGAAATGCGGTGCCAAGTCGGATATTTCGCATGCCGGGTGGCAACGCAATTGCCCAAGCTGCAATGCGCATCACTTTCCGCGCACAGATCCGGTTGTCATCATGTTGATCACACACGGAAATTCTGTGCTGATGGGGCGGTCTCCGGGGTGGCCTCAGGGGATGTATTCCTTGTTGGCCGGGTTCGTGGAGCCGGGCGAAACGCTGGAAGCTGCTGTGCGCCGCGAAGTGTTTGAAGAATCTGGCGTGACGGTGGGCCATGTCGATTATTTGGCCAGCCAACCCTGGCCCTTTCCCGCATCGCTGATGTTTGGATGCCGGGGGGAAGCGACAAGCCGCGACATCACCATTGATCCCGTCGAGATCGAAGACGCTATGTGGGTCACCCGAGAAGAGATGATGCAAGCCTTTGCTGGCGAACACCCGAAAATCTTGCCAGCCCGTAAAGGTGCAATTGCACATTTTTTGCTGGAAAACTGGCTTGCGGACACATTGGATTAA